Proteins encoded within one genomic window of Micromonospora halotolerans:
- a CDS encoding serine hydrolase — translation MSPAVRVAAMVRRLDDGRTLSTDPDLVLPLASVGKVLLLGEVARRLADRTLTADQPVELLDADREVGGTGLLGQLSPRWWAVADLATAVATVSDNAATNALLRLVSLEAVRDLARRSGLRDTTVHDRIRAERGPGVPETFATGTARELCAFLTEVATGTWESPQACRLLRGWLAGNTDRTMVADSIGHDPWSGDGVRVENKTGTDTGVRADTGIVSGRHTVVYAVVAAFPPGAERAAVSELRRWGTAVDRLAGDHRCDNS, via the coding sequence ATGAGCCCGGCGGTGCGGGTCGCGGCGATGGTGCGGCGGCTGGACGACGGCCGCACCCTCTCGACCGACCCCGACCTGGTCCTGCCGCTGGCCAGCGTCGGCAAGGTGCTGCTCCTCGGCGAGGTGGCCCGGCGGCTCGCCGACCGGACGCTCACCGCGGACCAGCCGGTCGAGCTGCTCGACGCGGACCGCGAGGTCGGCGGCACCGGCCTGCTCGGCCAGCTGTCGCCCCGGTGGTGGGCGGTCGCCGACCTGGCCACCGCGGTCGCCACGGTCAGCGACAACGCCGCCACCAACGCCCTGCTGCGGCTGGTGTCCCTGGAGGCCGTGCGGGACCTGGCCCGCCGCAGCGGGCTGCGGGACACCACCGTGCACGACCGGATCCGGGCCGAGCGCGGCCCCGGCGTACCGGAGACCTTCGCCACCGGCACCGCCCGCGAACTCTGCGCCTTCCTCACCGAGGTGGCGACGGGGACCTGGGAGAGCCCCCAGGCGTGCCGGCTGCTGCGCGGCTGGCTCGCCGGGAACACCGACCGCACGATGGTCGCCGACTCGATCGGCCACGACCCGTGGTCGGGCGACGGCGTCCGGGTGGAGAACAAGACCGGCACCGACACCGGGGTACGCGCCGACACCGGGATCGTGTCCGGCCGGCACACCGTCGTCTACGCGGTGGTCGCCGCGTTCCCGCCCGGGGCGGAGCGGGCTGCCGTGTCCGAGCTGCGCCGCTGGGGTACGGCGGTCGACCGGCTCGCCGGAGACCACCGTTGCGACAACTCCTGA
- a CDS encoding CapA family protein, producing MRRTARASLAAVTAVAVAGCAAGSTGPAPAWHGVTAGPTASGTATPGPSAPVEVRLAFAGDVHFTGRTLGLLDDPQTAFGAIAPTLRDADVTLVNLETAVTGRGTPQPKKYHFRAPETAFAALRAAGVDAVSIANNHILDYGRQGLADTLDAAADARYPVFGAGRDADSAYAPWLTTVRGLRIAVLGMSQVHDLAGSWRATDDRSGVAMAFDTARATAAVRSARERADLVVVFMHWGVEGSSCPSGEMKTFAGRLSEAGADIVVGTHAHTLLADGWLGATYVHYGLGNFLWYANSHSTDSGVLHLVVRGRTVVESRFVPATVSGSGQPIPATGVGKQRILDKLAAAQRCTGLAAKRPG from the coding sequence ATGCGCAGGACGGCGCGTGCCTCGCTGGCGGCGGTGACGGCGGTCGCGGTGGCCGGATGCGCCGCCGGATCGACCGGCCCGGCGCCGGCCTGGCACGGCGTCACGGCCGGTCCGACGGCGTCCGGCACCGCGACGCCGGGGCCGAGCGCACCGGTCGAGGTGCGGCTGGCCTTCGCCGGCGACGTCCACTTCACCGGCCGCACCCTGGGCCTGCTCGACGATCCGCAGACTGCCTTCGGGGCGATCGCGCCGACGCTGCGCGACGCCGACGTGACCCTGGTCAACCTGGAGACGGCGGTGACCGGCCGCGGTACCCCGCAGCCGAAGAAGTACCACTTCCGAGCTCCGGAGACCGCCTTCGCGGCGCTGCGCGCGGCCGGGGTCGACGCGGTGTCGATCGCCAACAACCACATCCTCGACTACGGCCGGCAGGGGCTCGCCGACACCCTCGACGCCGCCGCGGACGCCCGGTATCCGGTGTTCGGGGCGGGCCGCGACGCCGACTCGGCGTACGCGCCCTGGCTCACCACCGTACGGGGGCTGCGGATCGCGGTGCTCGGCATGTCCCAGGTGCACGACCTGGCCGGGTCGTGGCGGGCGACGGACGACCGATCGGGGGTGGCGATGGCCTTCGACACCGCCCGGGCCACCGCCGCGGTGCGGTCGGCGCGGGAGCGGGCCGACCTGGTCGTCGTCTTCATGCACTGGGGCGTCGAGGGCAGTTCGTGCCCCAGCGGGGAGATGAAGACGTTCGCCGGGAGGTTGTCCGAGGCCGGCGCCGACATCGTGGTCGGTACCCACGCGCACACGCTGCTGGCCGACGGCTGGCTCGGTGCGACCTACGTGCACTACGGGCTGGGCAACTTCCTCTGGTACGCCAATTCGCACAGCACGGACTCGGGCGTGCTGCACCTGGTCGTCCGCGGCCGGACGGTGGTCGAGAGCCGATTCGTCCCGGCGACGGTCTCCGGCAGCGGTCAGCCGATCCCGGCCACCGGGGTGGGGAAGCAGCGCATCCTCGACAAGCTCGCCGCAGCCCAGCGGTGCACCGGCTTGGCCGCCAAGCGCCCCGGCTAG
- a CDS encoding ABC transporter substrate-binding protein: protein MVRKRALRIVVGLAALSLAVTGCGRSTSGQTPQAGASASVAADAKAADLVPAALKEKGVLRVATAEGYPPMEMYKEGTQDLTGVDPELAAAIAGRLGLKLEMTNASFPGLIPGLQADRWDLAMSSMSDTEERRKAVDFVDYFQAGGAIMVAKGNPAGVKDLADLCGRAVVLAKGSSNLAIGEKQNTSCAKKMTISQSEDAPTGLLQIDAGRAVATIVDYPVAKMLAQQSGKYEVLEAQYEAGPWGIAIDKKDSQLRDAVQRALQELIEAGDYAKILEKWGVQASGVQTATVNDQK from the coding sequence GTGGTCAGGAAGCGTGCGCTTCGCATCGTCGTCGGTCTCGCCGCACTCTCGCTCGCCGTCACCGGCTGCGGGCGCTCGACCAGCGGCCAGACGCCGCAGGCCGGTGCCTCCGCCTCGGTCGCCGCCGACGCCAAGGCGGCCGACCTGGTCCCGGCCGCTCTCAAGGAGAAGGGCGTCCTGCGGGTCGCCACCGCCGAGGGCTACCCGCCGATGGAGATGTACAAGGAGGGGACCCAGGACCTGACCGGCGTCGACCCGGAGCTGGCGGCGGCGATCGCCGGACGGCTCGGCCTGAAGCTGGAGATGACCAACGCCAGCTTCCCCGGCCTGATCCCAGGTCTGCAGGCCGACCGGTGGGACCTCGCGATGTCCTCGATGAGCGACACCGAGGAGCGCCGCAAGGCCGTCGACTTCGTCGACTACTTCCAGGCCGGCGGCGCCATCATGGTGGCGAAGGGCAACCCGGCCGGGGTGAAGGACCTGGCGGACCTGTGCGGCCGCGCGGTGGTGCTCGCCAAGGGCAGCTCCAACCTCGCCATCGGCGAGAAGCAGAACACCTCGTGCGCCAAGAAGATGACCATCTCGCAGAGCGAGGACGCCCCGACCGGCCTGCTGCAGATCGACGCCGGGCGCGCGGTGGCCACCATCGTCGACTACCCGGTGGCCAAGATGCTGGCCCAGCAGAGCGGCAAGTACGAGGTGCTGGAGGCCCAGTACGAGGCCGGCCCGTGGGGCATCGCGATCGACAAGAAGGACAGCCAGCTGCGCGACGCCGTCCAGCGGGCCCTGCAGGAGCTGATCGAGGCGGGCGACTACGCCAAGATCCTCGAGAAGTGGGGCGTGCAGGCCAGCGGTGTGCAGACCGCGACGGTCAACGACCAGAAGTGA
- a CDS encoding DUF2306 domain-containing protein, with amino-acid sequence MTPSAKREWLVPAGLIMLSAVPVIAGAARAAELSGGATVTPDNARFFASPAPVLVHIIGASVYCFLGAFQFAPGFRRRRPGWHRLAGRLLVPCGIAAALSGLWMTLFYPRPPIDHVLVTPIRLVFGTAMLCCIVLGLAAILRRDIPRHRAWMARGYAIGLGAGTQVLTHLPWMLLVGQPSGIGRVLMMLAGWVINLAVVEWALRRRPARPARRIQLLADTPAGVVASQ; translated from the coding sequence ATGACCCCCTCAGCCAAGCGAGAGTGGCTGGTCCCCGCCGGCCTGATCATGCTCAGCGCCGTTCCCGTGATCGCCGGCGCCGCCCGGGCCGCCGAACTCAGCGGCGGTGCGACGGTCACCCCGGACAACGCCCGGTTCTTCGCCTCACCGGCACCCGTGCTGGTGCACATCATCGGCGCCAGCGTGTACTGCTTCCTCGGCGCGTTCCAATTCGCCCCCGGCTTCCGCCGCCGCCGGCCCGGCTGGCACCGCCTCGCCGGCCGGTTGCTCGTCCCCTGCGGGATCGCCGCCGCCCTGTCGGGCCTGTGGATGACGCTGTTCTATCCCCGCCCGCCGATCGACCACGTGCTGGTGACCCCGATCCGGCTCGTCTTCGGCACGGCGATGCTCTGCTGCATCGTCCTCGGCCTCGCCGCCATCCTGCGTCGGGACATCCCCCGCCACCGGGCCTGGATGGCCCGCGGCTACGCCATCGGTCTCGGCGCGGGCACGCAGGTCCTGACCCACCTGCCCTGGATGCTGCTGGTCGGCCAGCCGAGCGGGATCGGCCGGGTGCTGATGATGCTCGCCGGCTGGGTGATCAACCTGGCCGTCGTCGAATGGGCGTTGCGCAGGCGGCCGGCCA
- a CDS encoding amino acid ABC transporter ATP-binding protein: protein MVRCRALRKSFGRLEVLRGIDLTIERGRVVCVVGPSGSGKSTLLRCLNHLEEPQAGRVYVDGELIGYSERGGRLRPLPDARLRRQRESIGMVFQRFHLFPHRTALENVMEGLVAVKGVPAADARRRAADLLDRVGLADRAHHYPAQLSGGQQQRVAIARSLAMSPKLMLFDEPTSALDPELVGEVLEVMKDLAASGMTMIVVTHEMGFAREVGDDLVFMDEGLIVEQGPPREVLAAPRHDRTRAFLSKVL from the coding sequence ATGGTGCGGTGCCGCGCCCTGCGCAAGAGCTTCGGGCGGCTGGAGGTGCTGCGCGGCATCGACCTGACCATCGAACGCGGCCGGGTGGTCTGCGTGGTCGGCCCGTCCGGCTCCGGCAAGTCCACCCTGCTGCGTTGCCTCAACCACCTGGAGGAGCCGCAGGCGGGCCGGGTCTACGTCGACGGCGAGCTGATCGGATACTCCGAGCGCGGCGGCCGGCTGCGGCCACTGCCGGACGCGCGGCTGCGCCGCCAGCGCGAGTCGATCGGCATGGTCTTCCAGCGCTTCCACCTGTTCCCGCACCGCACCGCGCTGGAGAACGTGATGGAGGGCCTGGTCGCGGTGAAGGGCGTCCCGGCCGCCGACGCGCGGCGGCGCGCCGCCGACCTGCTCGACCGGGTCGGACTGGCCGACCGCGCCCACCACTACCCGGCGCAGCTCTCCGGCGGCCAGCAGCAGCGCGTGGCCATCGCCCGCTCGCTGGCCATGTCGCCGAAGCTGATGCTCTTCGACGAGCCGACCTCGGCGCTGGACCCGGAACTGGTCGGCGAGGTGCTGGAGGTGATGAAGGACCTCGCGGCGAGCGGCATGACCATGATCGTGGTGACCCACGAGATGGGCTTCGCCCGGGAGGTCGGCGACGACCTCGTCTTCATGGACGAGGGCCTGATCGTCGAGCAGGGCCCACCCCGGGAGGTGCTCGCCGCGCCGCGGCACGACCGTACCCGCGCCTTCCTGTCCAAGGTGCTCTGA
- a CDS encoding class I SAM-dependent methyltransferase, with amino-acid sequence MTDAAGPIEPSGVWATAVGVARVRAMETAREQPLFRDPLALAFATAGGRGPGTPPPPRADEAARRRWLGVAFSIVIRTKFLDDLLDRAVASGVRQVVLLGAGMDSRAFRMNWPAGTRLFEVDTAEPLGFKASVLRQERAVARCERITVPVDLREDWPGALAAAGHDPGQPTVWIAEGLLIYLPEDAVESLLERVGALSAAGSRMGLTLGSRGVVERFRGDAASGSAASMWVWEMPEDPVGWLGGLGWEAETFTLRERAEAYGRPVLTPPQQDEGAGGLVSAVRAAQ; translated from the coding sequence GTGACTGATGCGGCGGGACCGATCGAGCCGTCCGGGGTGTGGGCCACAGCCGTGGGCGTGGCCCGGGTGAGGGCAATGGAGACGGCACGCGAGCAGCCGCTGTTCCGGGACCCGCTGGCGCTGGCCTTCGCCACGGCCGGTGGGAGGGGCCCCGGGACGCCGCCGCCCCCGCGCGCGGACGAGGCGGCGCGGCGCCGCTGGCTCGGTGTGGCCTTCTCGATCGTCATCCGGACGAAGTTCCTGGACGACCTGCTGGATCGGGCGGTCGCGTCCGGCGTCCGGCAGGTCGTGCTGCTCGGAGCCGGGATGGACAGCAGGGCCTTCCGGATGAACTGGCCCGCGGGTACGCGGTTGTTCGAGGTCGACACGGCCGAACCGCTTGGCTTCAAGGCCTCGGTGCTGCGTCAGGAGCGTGCCGTTGCGCGCTGCGAGCGGATCACCGTCCCGGTCGACCTACGCGAGGACTGGCCCGGCGCCCTGGCCGCGGCCGGGCACGATCCGGGGCAGCCGACGGTGTGGATCGCCGAGGGACTGCTGATCTATCTACCCGAGGACGCAGTGGAGTCGCTGCTCGAACGCGTCGGCGCGCTGTCCGCTGCAGGCAGCAGGATGGGCCTCACACTGGGCTCGCGCGGTGTGGTCGAACGCTTCCGCGGGGATGCCGCTTCGGGATCGGCAGCGTCGATGTGGGTCTGGGAGATGCCGGAGGACCCGGTCGGCTGGCTAGGCGGCCTCGGCTGGGAAGCGGAGACCTTCACCCTGCGTGAGCGCGCCGAGGCCTACGGGCGTCCGGTGCTCACCCCGCCGCAGCAGGACGAGGGCGCGGGCGGACTCGTCTCGGCGGTACGCGCCGCGCAGTGA
- a CDS encoding N-acyl-D-amino-acid deacylase family protein: MARLDLLVTGGDVLDGSGSLSRPADVGVRDGRLVLLPPGSGTPAAEVIDATGLVVTPGFIDVHTHSDLLAGEDEQREVLRRAPLLQGVTTEICGNCGISPFPVPPQRGEPVRELIAATFGPPASAYGSFAEFADAQGVARRNHLAALVGHGTLRAAVVGFAQRRATPAEIGRMCHLLDEALTAGAAGLSTGLIYSPGVNAGTDEVIALARVVAAHGKPYVTHLRDEMSQVESALEEAIEIATAAGSALQVSHHKTAGRRAWGATVSTLARLEQARADGLDVTCDVYPYTAGSTALHAMLPPWLIADGVPAMLAAAAEPAVRDRIRHDLVAGVTGWENTVGNGGWDLIRVASAPNNPDAQGHTIADLAAACGVDPVDYACDLLAAEHGDVTILSHSMHEDDVRRVLASPLTMLCSDGVPKGGRPHPRWAGSFARVLGHYVREVGLLELAEAVHKMTAMPARRFGLRDRGLLADGYAADLVVLDPSRVADGATYDEPLAPPHGVRCVLVGGRVVVDGGAVTDARPGRVLAVPDRQRAMPGRR, encoded by the coding sequence ATGGCCCGGCTGGACCTGCTGGTCACCGGCGGGGACGTGCTCGACGGCAGCGGCTCGCTGTCCCGCCCCGCCGACGTGGGCGTCCGCGACGGGCGGCTCGTGCTGCTGCCCCCGGGCAGCGGCACGCCCGCCGCCGAGGTCATCGACGCGACCGGGCTGGTCGTCACACCCGGCTTCATCGACGTGCACACCCACTCCGACCTGTTGGCGGGGGAGGACGAGCAGCGGGAGGTGCTACGTCGGGCGCCGCTGCTCCAGGGCGTCACCACGGAGATCTGCGGCAACTGCGGCATCAGCCCCTTCCCGGTCCCGCCCCAGCGCGGCGAACCGGTGCGGGAGTTGATCGCCGCGACGTTCGGTCCACCCGCCTCGGCGTACGGGTCGTTCGCCGAGTTCGCCGACGCGCAGGGCGTGGCCCGGCGCAACCATCTCGCCGCCCTCGTCGGCCACGGCACGCTGCGCGCCGCGGTCGTCGGCTTCGCCCAGCGGCGGGCCACCCCTGCCGAGATCGGGCGGATGTGCCACCTGCTCGACGAGGCGCTCACCGCGGGCGCGGCCGGCCTGTCGACCGGCCTGATCTACTCCCCGGGCGTCAACGCCGGCACCGACGAGGTCATCGCGCTGGCCCGGGTCGTGGCCGCACACGGCAAGCCGTACGTGACGCACCTGCGTGACGAGATGTCCCAGGTCGAGTCCGCGCTCGAGGAGGCCATCGAGATCGCCACCGCGGCCGGGTCGGCGCTGCAGGTCTCCCACCACAAGACCGCGGGCCGGCGCGCCTGGGGCGCCACCGTCAGCACCCTCGCCCGACTCGAGCAGGCGCGCGCCGACGGGCTGGACGTCACCTGCGACGTCTACCCGTACACGGCGGGCAGCACGGCCCTGCACGCCATGCTGCCGCCGTGGCTGATCGCCGACGGGGTGCCAGCGATGCTCGCCGCCGCCGCCGAGCCGGCGGTCCGCGACCGGATCCGCCACGATCTGGTCGCCGGGGTGACGGGCTGGGAGAACACCGTCGGCAACGGCGGCTGGGACCTGATCCGCGTGGCATCCGCCCCGAACAACCCCGACGCCCAGGGGCACACCATCGCCGACCTGGCCGCCGCGTGCGGCGTCGACCCCGTCGACTACGCCTGCGACCTGCTCGCCGCCGAGCACGGCGACGTCACGATCCTCAGCCACTCCATGCACGAGGACGACGTACGCCGAGTGCTGGCCAGCCCGCTGACCATGCTGTGCTCCGACGGCGTACCGAAGGGGGGCCGTCCCCACCCGCGGTGGGCGGGCAGCTTCGCCCGGGTGCTCGGCCACTACGTTCGCGAGGTGGGACTGCTGGAGCTGGCGGAGGCGGTGCACAAGATGACCGCGATGCCCGCCCGCCGCTTCGGCCTGCGGGACCGCGGGCTGCTCGCCGACGGGTACGCCGCGGACCTGGTGGTCCTCGACCCGTCGCGGGTCGCCGACGGCGCCACGTACGACGAACCCCTGGCGCCGCCGCACGGGGTGCGGTGCGTGCTGGTCGGCGGCCGGGTCGTCGTGGACGGCGGTGCGGTCACCGATGCGCGGCCGGGCCGGGTGCTCGCCGTACCGGATCGGCAGCGCGCCATGCCGGGGCGGCGATGA
- a CDS encoding LysR family transcriptional regulator: MFNTARLQVILEIARHGTIVAAAERLQLSPSAVSHQLAALEQEAGVALVDRGPRSLRLTVAGQRLADYAQQIADLMSAARDELAAHGEGRQGLLRIGFFATAGTELLPRALSSFTRDHPQVELALILGQPHELLPRLHQGELDLVVVFDHPLSPAQASPYATVEPLMVDPQLVVLPEDHPHAGRRRLRLADLAAEPWITTLGVPGEVSVLELAARAEGFTPRIRCRSDHYEVVLGLVRAGVGVALVPSLGLRNPGGVAVRQLAHAKLYRDIGVALRPGNPNPVVGRFVERLSDAASTLSQELSQRWSPASRSTAVPQRRSSDTAARSAPGGNAATTA, from the coding sequence ATGTTCAACACCGCACGCCTGCAGGTCATCCTGGAGATCGCCCGCCACGGCACCATCGTCGCCGCCGCGGAGCGGCTTCAGCTGAGCCCGTCCGCGGTGTCCCACCAGCTCGCCGCCTTGGAGCAGGAGGCCGGGGTCGCGCTGGTGGACCGGGGGCCGCGCAGCCTGCGGCTCACGGTCGCGGGCCAGCGCCTGGCGGACTACGCGCAGCAGATCGCCGACCTGATGTCGGCGGCCCGCGACGAGCTGGCCGCACACGGAGAGGGCCGTCAGGGGCTGCTGCGGATCGGGTTCTTCGCCACCGCCGGGACCGAACTGCTGCCGCGCGCGCTGTCGAGCTTCACCCGGGACCATCCGCAGGTCGAGCTGGCGCTGATCCTGGGGCAGCCGCACGAGCTGCTCCCCCGCCTCCACCAGGGTGAGCTGGACCTGGTGGTGGTCTTCGACCATCCGCTGAGCCCGGCGCAGGCATCGCCGTACGCGACGGTCGAGCCACTGATGGTGGACCCCCAGCTGGTGGTGCTCCCCGAGGACCATCCGCATGCCGGCCGGCGGCGGCTTCGGCTCGCCGACCTAGCCGCCGAACCGTGGATCACCACACTCGGCGTGCCGGGCGAGGTGTCGGTGCTGGAGCTGGCAGCGCGGGCGGAGGGCTTCACGCCGAGGATCCGCTGCCGCAGTGACCATTACGAGGTGGTGCTGGGCCTGGTTCGGGCCGGTGTCGGTGTGGCGCTGGTGCCGTCGCTCGGCCTGCGTAACCCCGGCGGCGTGGCGGTGCGGCAGCTCGCGCACGCCAAGCTGTACCGGGACATCGGCGTGGCGCTGCGTCCCGGCAACCCCAACCCGGTGGTCGGCAGGTTCGTCGAGCGGCTGAGCGACGCGGCGTCGACGCTCAGTCAGGAGTTGTCGCAACGGTGGTCTCCGGCGAGCCGGTCGACCGCCGTACCCCAGCGGCGCAGCTCGGACACGGCAGCCCGCTCCGCCCCGGGCGGGAACGCGGCGACCACCGCGTAG
- a CDS encoding amino acid ABC transporter permease, protein MSTPVDATVTGPASAGPAGPEANRISHPLRPGRWLAAGVIALILAWLAWTIAINPNLHWDIVVKYQFDRVILEGLWVTVQLTVASMAIGVVLGVIVALMQVSDSRILRAGAMAYVWFFRGTPLLVQLIFWFNIALIFPEVGLGVPFDGPKLVTWETNTLVTGFVAALLGLSINEGAYMSEIVRAGLRAVDPGQQEAAAALGMSRLKIMKRVVLPQAMRIIVPPTGNQFISMLKTTSLVSVIAGADLLTVAQRLYLTNFEVIALLIVASLWYLVLTTVASIGQYYLERRFSRGFGATVPGALRGRIARNLRFTGSAR, encoded by the coding sequence GTGAGCACCCCGGTGGATGCGACCGTCACGGGCCCGGCCTCGGCCGGGCCCGCCGGACCGGAGGCGAACCGGATCAGCCACCCGCTGCGACCGGGTCGCTGGCTGGCCGCCGGGGTAATCGCCCTGATCCTGGCCTGGTTGGCCTGGACCATCGCGATCAACCCGAACCTGCACTGGGACATTGTCGTCAAGTACCAGTTCGACCGGGTCATCTTGGAAGGGCTCTGGGTCACCGTCCAGCTCACGGTCGCGTCCATGGCGATCGGTGTGGTGCTCGGGGTCATCGTGGCGCTGATGCAGGTCTCCGACAGCCGCATCCTGCGCGCCGGCGCCATGGCTTACGTGTGGTTCTTCCGCGGCACGCCGCTGCTGGTGCAGCTGATCTTCTGGTTCAACATCGCGCTGATCTTCCCCGAGGTCGGGCTGGGCGTGCCGTTCGATGGTCCGAAGCTGGTGACCTGGGAGACGAACACGTTGGTCACCGGATTCGTCGCGGCGCTGCTCGGGCTCAGCATCAACGAGGGCGCCTACATGAGCGAGATCGTTCGGGCCGGCCTGCGCGCGGTCGACCCGGGCCAGCAGGAGGCCGCGGCGGCGTTGGGCATGTCCCGCCTGAAGATCATGAAGCGTGTGGTGCTGCCCCAGGCGATGCGGATCATCGTCCCGCCGACCGGCAACCAGTTCATCTCCATGCTCAAGACCACCTCGCTGGTCTCGGTGATCGCCGGCGCCGACCTGCTCACCGTCGCCCAGCGGCTCTACCTGACCAACTTCGAGGTGATCGCCCTGCTGATCGTCGCGTCGCTGTGGTACCTGGTCCTGACCACCGTCGCCAGCATCGGCCAGTACTACCTGGAGCGCCGGTTCAGCCGCGGCTTCGGCGCCACGGTGCCGGGAGCCCTGCGCGGGCGGATCGCCCGCAACCTGCGCTTCACCGGGAGCGCGCGGTGA
- a CDS encoding FAD-binding protein produces the protein MSTTNQTGRAVVLGGSMGGLLAARVLSESYATVTVFDRDELPAEAADRKGVPQSGHAHGLLARGRQILEELFPGLTGELTAHGAVPVDIQRDCLWVNDGHRIPRVTSGLAGLCVSRRALEAYVRDRVRALPNVEIRDRCEAVGLLADGGTVTGARILPRGGREERHDADLVVDATGRGNRGPTWLAELGYQPPAEERVDPRTVYVSRDYRRVPGETSFAAVISSPSPAAPYGGVAIAAEGDRWMVTLLGVGPDHAPPVDDEGYLAFAGRLPAPELPALLRRAEPLGPPQRMRLPASVRRRYERLPRLPEGFIAVADAVCSFNPAYGQGMTVAAAEAVVLRDCLRRGRRDLPRRFFTAAAKVVDVPWDMAVGADLRHPAVVGPRSARTRFLNGYVARLHVAAARHPAVGRRFLSVANLMTPPPGLFAPGIVARVLWSGRPPANPVPAHRPLVPEVEELVAR, from the coding sequence GTGTCCACCACCAACCAGACCGGGCGGGCGGTCGTCCTCGGCGGCAGCATGGGCGGCCTGCTCGCCGCCCGGGTGCTCAGCGAGTCGTACGCGACGGTGACCGTCTTCGACCGGGACGAGCTGCCGGCCGAGGCCGCCGACCGCAAGGGTGTGCCGCAGAGCGGGCACGCGCACGGCCTGCTCGCCCGCGGCCGCCAGATCCTCGAGGAGCTGTTCCCCGGCCTGACCGGCGAGCTGACCGCCCACGGCGCCGTCCCCGTCGACATCCAGCGGGACTGCCTCTGGGTCAACGACGGCCACCGGATCCCCCGGGTCACCTCCGGGCTGGCCGGGCTCTGTGTGAGCCGGCGCGCCCTGGAGGCGTACGTCCGGGACCGGGTCCGGGCGCTGCCCAACGTCGAGATCCGGGACCGGTGCGAGGCGGTGGGGCTGCTCGCCGACGGCGGCACGGTGACCGGCGCGCGGATCCTGCCCCGCGGCGGCCGGGAGGAGCGCCACGACGCCGACCTCGTCGTGGACGCGACCGGCCGGGGCAACCGCGGCCCCACCTGGCTCGCCGAGCTGGGCTACCAGCCGCCCGCCGAGGAGCGGGTGGACCCGCGCACGGTGTACGTCTCGCGCGACTACCGCCGCGTCCCGGGCGAGACAAGCTTCGCCGCCGTGATCAGCAGCCCGTCGCCGGCCGCGCCGTACGGCGGGGTGGCCATCGCCGCGGAGGGTGACCGGTGGATGGTGACGCTGCTCGGCGTCGGCCCGGACCACGCCCCGCCGGTCGACGACGAGGGCTACCTCGCCTTCGCCGGGCGGCTGCCCGCGCCGGAGCTGCCCGCGCTGCTGCGCCGGGCCGAGCCGCTCGGCCCGCCGCAGCGGATGCGCCTGCCCGCCAGCGTGCGCCGCCGCTACGAGCGCCTCCCCCGCCTCCCGGAGGGGTTCATCGCGGTCGCGGACGCGGTGTGCAGCTTCAATCCGGCGTACGGGCAGGGCATGACGGTGGCCGCGGCGGAGGCGGTCGTGCTGCGTGACTGCCTGCGCCGGGGCCGGCGGGACCTGCCCCGCCGCTTCTTCACCGCGGCGGCGAAGGTGGTGGACGTGCCCTGGGACATGGCCGTCGGCGCCGACCTGCGCCACCCGGCCGTGGTGGGGCCGCGCAGCGCCCGGACGCGCTTCCTCAACGGGTACGTCGCCCGGCTGCACGTCGCCGCCGCGCGGCACCCCGCCGTCGGGCGGCGTTTCCTGAGCGTCGCCAACCTGATGACGCCGCCGCCGGGGCTGTTCGCGCCGGGGATCGTCGCCCGGGTGCTCTGGTCCGGCCGGCCGCCCGCCAACCCGGTGCCGGCCCACCGGCCGCTGGTCCCCGAGGTCGAGGAGTTGGTCGCCCGGTAG
- a CDS encoding TetR/AcrR family transcriptional regulator: MAQQQVDGARRAPLSRDRVLHAAVALADHAGVDSVSMRNLAQELGVVPMALYKHVANKEELLDGMVDVVVGEIDPPADGADWKSAIRQRILSARRALERHPWSSRVIESRPKPTPVVLDYLNSIVGMFRAGGFSVDLTHHVMHALGSRVWGFTQELFPASPLPEDPETQAAGFRELASRYPHIAEIAMAAAHDDESVVGQGCDDEYEFQFALDLLLDGFDNLHRQGWTSRGTGS, translated from the coding sequence ATGGCTCAGCAACAGGTGGACGGCGCACGCCGCGCTCCCCTCAGCCGGGACCGGGTGCTGCACGCCGCCGTCGCGCTCGCGGACCACGCCGGCGTCGACTCCGTGAGCATGCGCAACCTCGCCCAGGAGCTGGGCGTCGTACCGATGGCGCTCTACAAGCACGTGGCGAACAAGGAGGAACTCCTCGACGGCATGGTCGACGTCGTCGTCGGCGAGATCGACCCGCCCGCCGACGGCGCCGACTGGAAATCGGCGATCCGGCAGCGCATCCTGTCGGCCCGACGTGCCCTGGAGCGCCACCCCTGGTCGTCGCGCGTCATCGAGTCCCGCCCGAAGCCCACTCCGGTCGTGCTGGACTACCTGAACTCGATCGTGGGCATGTTCCGGGCCGGCGGCTTCTCCGTCGACCTCACCCACCACGTGATGCACGCTCTCGGCAGCAGGGTGTGGGGGTTCACCCAGGAACTCTTCCCCGCCTCACCGCTGCCCGAGGACCCGGAGACGCAGGCGGCCGGGTTCCGCGAACTGGCCAGCAGGTATCCCCACATCGCCGAGATAGCGATGGCCGCCGCCCACGACGACGAGTCAGTCGTCGGCCAGGGCTGCGACGACGAGTACGAGTTCCAGTTCGCGCTCGACCTCCTGCTCGACGGATTCGACAACCTCCACCGGCAGGGATGGACATCCCGCGGCACGGGATCCTGA